The nucleotide sequence GAGGTAATCCACAATTATTCGAGATCTGGAGCGAAATTGAGTCAAGGTTAGTAACAAGGTAAATATATTTCCAAAAACATGCCACTTTCTTTTCACTATTTTGCTTTTCTCCacttcaattcttgatcaaTGGCTTCAATACTACCAGGACTGCGAAAGGCCACTCCTAGGCTATCTAGGGATTTCTTTATATGCCATCAATGTTTAAAGCAACCTCGTCCTACATTACGACAAACAAAGTTCCCCGCCAAATCCATATCTTCCCGCTCTATACGATTCAACAGTCATACAGCTACGATTACTGAATCTGCCAATGGAGTCTCTCCATTGAGTTCGCTGGCTGAGTCATTGAGTAAATCGAGTCAAgcaataaataaagaatcgTCGCGAAGCAGATTTCCAGAAACAAGTTCAAAATCTGTGGGTTATTGGCTATTAGGAAGTGCTGCAAGTGTTTTTGGAATTGTTGTATTTGGAGGTCTAACGAGGTTGACAGAGTCTGGGTATGTTCGATCCGACGAAGATTCTTTCGTTTGCTTTGTTCGATCTTCTGGTCTGCCAATACCGTCATTTAGAGCATCTTGCTGATTCCCCTCAAGTCTTAGTATTACAGAATGGAAACCCGTCACTGGATCTCTTCCGCCTCTCTCTGCTGCAGATTGGGAAAGTGAATTCGACTTGTATCGAGCCTCGCCTGAATTCAAGCTTCTCAACCCACATATGACCAtggaagaattcaaaaagatatattttatggAATGGTTTCATCGATTATGGGGACGATTTATTGGACTCTCCTTTGTCGTCCCAGCTGCCTACTTTGTCGCCCGCCGTAAAGTATCAAAGCCTATGGCTCTTCGCCTACTTGGAATATCGGGACTCATTGGCTTCCAGGGAGCTATTGGTTGGTGGATGGTTAAGTCAGGATTGAAGGACGATCTTTTCGCCCCCGGCTCCCACCCCCGCGTTTCCCAATACAGGCTTACCACACATCTCGGCGCTGCATTTATATGTTACACTGCGATGCTTTGGAACGGTCTCTCAATTCTTCGCGATCGCAAACTATTGTTTAACTCTACACCAGCTCAGGCGCATGCTCATCTCCTTCGTTTATCTTCGCCTTCATTATCTGTATTCCGTAAATCGGTTGCCGGTCTTGCTCTCCTCGTCTTCACAACAGCTATGTCCGGTGGATTGGTCGCGGGTCTTGATGCCGGTCTcatttataatgaatttccTCGAATGGGCAAGGGATTCGCGCCACCGAAGTCCGAACTCTTCTCCGAATTTTACTCCAGACAACCGGATCGTAGTGATTTGTGGTGGCGTAACATGCTCGAGAATCCATCAACAGTACAATTGGACCACCGTATACTAGCAACTACTTCATTTACTGCTATTCTCGCCCTATGGGCATATTCGCGCTTCAACCCTAGAGTTAAAACTGCTCTCCCAAAAAGTGGGGCGAAAGGAATGCTTGGTGTAGTTCATCTTTTGATGATGCAAGTTACTTTGGGTATTAGCACTCTGATATACTTGGTACCCACTCCACTTGCTTCTGCCCATCAAGCTGGAAGTCTGGCATTATTGTCTGGTGTTGTGGTTTTGGGTAGTCGAGTCTGGGTTCCCAAAAGAACCATGGCTATCCTGAGGAGAAAGTTAGCATCACAAAGCCCACAAGCTGCTAGGGTGAAGTTTGCAAGCCGTGTTCCACCGCTTGCATCAAAAACTTCTTAATGCCGAAGTTTTCaattgtatatttgaaaaaacaGAACGAAAGGTGTTTGGGGGGGAAATGGCGCACAGTTAAGCTCATCTCATGTTTATACTATTAGCTTCTCAACTCTGTATATTAATTTAACGAATTATGAGTATTCAGCCTACGTCTCTAAACATGGTTCTTTGTTACTCAATATCGCTAAATTAATCGCTGCTTTCTCCTTTGTTATTTCGTGAGACTTTTTTCTGCAATGAGATACGTGTGTCATTATTAAGATTGAGATCGGTTTATGCGCGcatgatggagaagaaataatatttgtCATTTGTTGAAAATAGACAAGATCCAATACTGTATTAACACAGTCGCGTGCGTCCTTTAGTCCGCCCAACAATTCCACCCACGGCGAAGATGCCTGCCATTTCCTCATATCCTCAACTTCTGACTGAGAAGTCCATGATTTTCTGTTTCTTTACTTGTTACTATCTGTGTATGTGTAATAGTAcccatcatcaatctcatctcattttgAAGCCTCTGCCACCGAGTCCCCGTTGTTGAAAAATCCCCGCTCTTTTGCTTCATGACGTCTTGAAGCGCCCACCAAATTGCCATTGTTAAAAAATCCTCGTTTGGTCTTCGAGGAATCTGATGCGTCGTTGTTGTTAAAGAATCCCCGCTTTTCACTAGATCCTGCATCGTTATTGTTGAAAAatcctctcttttcttttgcagCAACTGATGAATCTccattattgaaaaatcCCCGTTTCACATCTGACCCTGCATCATTGTTATTAAAGAACCCCCGAGGAACACTGGCTTCATGTGCGGCTGTCATATCagtgaaatataaatataggaTAAGCGGTAGACATACCCAGTGAGTTGGTTTCAATGATCGGGGCTGCCATGATGGCGATGGCCAGCGCGGCTGATGTAAAACACAAGTATTGGAATttcatgatgatggtgaatTGTCGGTGAGATCGTTTTGTATGGGCGGGTGCTCTTTAATAAGTCTGCTTGTTCTAAGATGTTCTTGACCTAGCTGTCTTTTTGATAGTATTGCTTGTTGGTTAATGAGAAGGGTTTATATAGCAAATGCTTGGAAATATGATCCTCCCACAGCCCATCTATTCCGGTGGTAGTTCATCCCCGTCATCGTTTTCTATTCTCGTGCCGTCGTAAATGGTGTCAAAAGTCTCATCGGACTGTTTGAATGCTTGAATGAGGGGTATATTTATCACCTCGCACAATATAGAGAGGGGTTATGAAGGATATCGCAAGAACCAATTTTTCATCATCCAATGACTCGCCATCTAGCGTGCTGTTTGCACTTTCACTTTTCTCATGCTAGAAAAGAAGTCAACTCGCGTTGTCATTCCTCCGGCATTGCAATACTCAAAGCCATTCATCCCATGGTGCGTTTGTATTTATGAGGAAATTCGCCAAAGAAATCGTGAAATCGGTTTACTACCACCACATTCGTCGCGTCTGGGCACGCCGATAATCACACGATAGTCTGGCCGAGTAGGTGATTGTGATCTTTGAAACACGGGTATGAAGCCACTTTCACAGCGGTGAGAAAACGGTTATACATATTGTGGTGCGCGAGATGTTGTGTAAATGCAAGTTTGATGTGCATGATGTTGAATTTGGCATTACACAACAGAAGCGATCATGATTCCCTGGCTTTGTTTTATAGCATCACTTGTTCCCAAAGGAGCTTTCGGATTGTTTTCGGGGAGGAGTTTTTCATTGGAACCTCTTTTAAACGTTCGCGGAGAGCatatgtattttttttttgaggggAGGGCTGGGGGTCGGATATCCGAGGGGTAAAGGAGTTACTGTCAAGAAACGTAACTTTTACTTGACATTGTATTTACAAATTAAAGACGCTCATTAAATCACTTTTAAGGTGCTGCtaagatttaaaatatatctcaCATTGGTGCCATAAGGATTATTGTAACGGACGGTTAAGTATCTTCAATCATTGAGAATGGTGATTGAATTCCGTAATGACAGCATCTTGCACTCAAACTCCATGAGAGTGCAAATAACTAGAACATCGATAGAATTGGGTAATTAATCATCAAAAGACTCAACACTCAACTTCCACAGCTCTTCAGGGTCCTTGCATTGTCTCTCCATCATCCCGTcgacattttcttttcctttcgaaTCAGCTTTTGGTGGCTCCAGTGTTCCATCAGCCGTGCATAGTACTGTCTAGAATTTTGGTGTGAAGTCAGTGCTAAGTTCCTTAGTGTTTTATAGAAAGAAATTGTATCTTATGACATCCTACTTCGTCCCATCTACTAGCAACTATGCTCTGGCGTTAATACCCGGGTATTTTGTTTGCTAATTAAAATAACTGAACTCCAGATTTGTCCAAAGTCTCCAAGAAAGTCAAGAATGTGAGTGAGAACTGTACATACCTGtctcaaataatcaaaacaatGCAACCAATGCAACGGATCCCCATGTTCAATGTGACCAAAATCATGACCATGACCATGGCCGCCTCCCGCTCTCTTTTTCTGCTGTCCCCTTCTCATTTTGCTCTCCGCCTCCTCATcgtcttccatcttctccatcttcaactcctcaacttccatcttcaactcctccatctccctGAATAATTCCTGTACGCCTCCCCTCATAATACCCAAACAGTGGAGAGAATGAAACATAGTTATTCCATATCTATGTTTCTTCCCCTTTTGcacttctcctttctttccttccgcATACTCGTTCCCATTTGACTCCATATTTTCGTCAAAAACCCTCAAAAACCCCCCATTTTGTGGAAGTAATTCATCCCAAAGATGATCATATTCATGGGAAAGATTCTCGTATATTGGATGCTCAGAAAATAGAACAGTTTTGGAAAGCGGTGATGAG is from Botrytis cinerea B05.10 chromosome 16, complete sequence and encodes:
- the Bccox15 gene encoding Bccox15; this encodes MASILPGLRKATPRLSRDFFICHQCLKQPRPTLRQTKFPAKSISSRSIRFNSHTATITESANGVSPLSSLAESLSKSSQAINKESSRSRFPETSSKSVGYWLLGSAASVFGIVVFGGLTRLTESGLSITEWKPVTGSLPPLSAADWESEFDLYRASPEFKLLNPHMTMEEFKKIYFMEWFHRLWGRFIGLSFVVPAAYFVARRKVSKPMALRLLGISGLIGFQGAIGWWMVKSGLKDDLFAPGSHPRVSQYRLTTHLGAAFICYTAMLWNGLSILRDRKLLFNSTPAQAHAHLLRLSSPSLSVFRKSVAGLALLVFTTAMSGGLVAGLDAGLIYNEFPRMGKGFAPPKSELFSEFYSRQPDRSDLWWRNMLENPSTVQLDHRILATTSFTAILALWAYSRFNPRVKTALPKSGAKGMLGVVHLLMMQVTLGISTLIYLVPTPLASAHQAGSLALLSGVVVLGSRVWVPKRTMAILRRKLASQSPQAARVKFASRVPPLASKTS